From a region of the Drosophila ananassae strain 14024-0371.13 chromosome Y unlocalized genomic scaffold, ASM1763931v2 tig00000150, whole genome shotgun sequence genome:
- the LOC123258244 gene encoding uncharacterized protein LOC123258244 codes for MDSVWRKRGRRRDEAAQGRGLEHRFEMAKRSTISTRTRGELAKIERGVDPSDARRRGNEIFIRRCRGLRYDGEDHGLTSTEAERALVRQSQREPFAENDQGKAAKDSRLHGLSPYFDEDGVMRASGRIDDATCVPYSARRPIILCHDEALAEMIVQHYHERMCHQNTEATIGAIRQKLWITNLRRLLRRVVSKCNVCKLRRARPTQPEMGPLPEDRLEANGWPFKFTGLDYFGPLFVTVGRCTEKRWVALFTCLTTRAIHLEMAHDLSPDSCIIAMRNFMCRRGPVVRIRSDNGKNFVGADREARRFSEVFEPAQIQGELSSKGVEWVFNCPANPAEGGTWERMVQCVKKVLAHTMKELAPKEHVLENLLIEAESIVNSRPLTHQPVTVDQEAPLTPNDLLKGAPDVPDLPKDDGQEFVRCATRKQWRIARMMRDRFWKRWVHEYLPTLVRRER; via the exons atGGATTCCGTCTGGCGAAAACGTGGCAGACGACGCGACGAGGCCGCGCAAGGCCGTGGACTTGAGCATCGGTTCGAGATGGCTAAGCGGTCCACCATTTCTACGAGGACCAGAGGAGAGCTGGCCAAGATCGAGCGAGGAGTGGATCCCTCCGACGCCCGACGAAGAGGAAATGAAAT ATTTATTCGTCGGTGCCGTGGACTACGATACGATGGAGAGGATCACGGACTGACGTCGACTGAAGCTGAGCGCGCTCTAGTACGGCAATCGCAGAGAGAACCGTTTGCTGAGAACGACCAAGGGAAGGCCGCCAAGGACAGCCGGTTGCATGGACTGTCCCCATACTTCGACGAGGACGGAGTAATGCGAGCCAGCGGAAGGATCGACGACGCGACGTGTGTGCCATACAGCGCACGTCGACCGATCATACTGTGTCACGATGAGGCACTGGCGGAGATGATCGTGCAGCATTACCACGAGAGGATGTGCCACCAAAACACGGAGGCAACCATCGGAGCGATCCGGCAGAAGTTGTGGATTACGAACTTACGGAGGCTGCTACGAAGGGTGGTGAGCAAATGCAACGTTTGCAAGCTGCGAAGGGCACGACCAACTCAGCCCGAGATGGGTCCCCTTCCAGAGGACCGGCTGGAGGCCAACGGATGGCCCTTTAAGTTCACTGGATTGGACTATTTTGGACCGCTATTTGTGACGGTTGGACGATGCACGGAGAAGAGGTGGGTGGCTCTGTTTACGTGTCTAACCACAAGAGCTATCCACTTGGAGATGGCTCACGATTTGTCCCCCGATTCCTGTATAATCGCCATGAGGAACTTTATGTGCCGACGTGGACCCGTCGTCAGGATTAGGAGCGATAATGGAAAGAACTTCGTTGGAGCCGACCGCGAAGCCAGGAGGTTCAGCGAAGTGTTCGAGCCTGCACAGATCCAGGGCGAGCTGTCGTCCAAAGGAGTCGAATGGGTCTTCAATTGCCCGGCGAACCCAGCTGAGGGTGGCACCTGGGAAAGGATGGTGCAGTGTGTGAAGAAGGTGCTGGCGCACACGATGAAAGAACTTGCGCCCAAGGAGCACGTACTGGAGAACCTGCTGATTGAGGCGGAGAGCATAGTGAACTCTCGTCCGCTCACTCATCAACCAGTGACGGTGGACCAGGAGGCTCCACTAACACCCAACGACTTGCTGAAGGGAGCACCCGATGTTCCAGACCTTCCCAAGGATGACGGACAGGAGTTCGTGAGATGCGCTACCAGGAAGCAGTGGCGCATAGCGAGGATGATGCGGGATCGTTTCTGGAAGAGATGGGTGCATGAGTACCTGCCTACACTTGTGCGCAGGGAGAGATGA